In a genomic window of Suricata suricatta isolate VVHF042 chromosome 12, meerkat_22Aug2017_6uvM2_HiC, whole genome shotgun sequence:
- the CST11 gene encoding cystatin-11 gives MGRPSHIPRLLLAILVTLVTLTYQVRRKTFISVEEVPVSEPYVIATMQFVINDFNKKSDDKYNFRIVRVLKVQKQVTDHMEYHVNMEMRRTTCEKLEITNCTFQEGELYKQIECFYSVFVVPWFEKYKILNKTCTDG, from the exons ATGGGCAGACCCTCACACATCCCACGACTCCTGCTGGCCATTCTGGTGACCCTGGTGACCCTCACCTACCAAGTAAGAAGGAAAACCTTTATAAGCGTCGAAGAAGTACCTGTGTCAGAGCCCTATGTGATAGCCACCATGCAGTTTGTGATCAATGACTTCAACAAGAAGAGTGATGACAAGTACAATTTCCGGATTGTGCGGGTCCTGAAGGTCCAGAAGCAG GTTACTGACCACATGGAGTATCATGTGAACATGGAGATGCGGCGGACCACCTGTGAAAAACTAGAAATTACTAACTGCACATTTCAGGAAGGGGAACTTTATAAG caaatTGAGTGCTTCTACTCAGTGTTTGTTGTTCCCTGGTTTGAAAAGTACAAAATTCTGAACAAAACCTGCACCGATGGCTAG